A stretch of Imperialibacter roseus DNA encodes these proteins:
- a CDS encoding M16 family metallopeptidase: protein MAEFDLITLPNGIRLIHKQVASTKIAHVGIMLDVGSRDESPDQLGIAHFWEHMAFKGTKKRKSFHILNRLDSLGGELNAYTTKEKICFYASVLDLHLEKALELLTDITFNSTFPEKQIEKERNVILEEMSMYKDNPEDAIMDDFDEVVFAKHPLGHNILGTQETVGGFSQSDFKRFLEENLDSERMVVSTVGNFSLKKIERLVRKHLNDSPTFSSSKQRKLFGPYRPSSLSEVKPITQAQCAIGRPAYKIADERRIPFFMLANILGGPGMNSRLNMSLREKYGYVYSIDANYNPYVDTGLFSVFFGTDPRHISRSFQLIKKEFAMLRERKLGEVQFHKAREQLMGQLAMSEENNGSMMLMMAKSLLDMGSVPSLENVFQDIRKITREHIIELANEMLVDDDMSTLVFVPENGKVNH from the coding sequence ATGGCTGAATTCGACCTTATTACTTTACCTAACGGTATTAGATTAATCCACAAGCAGGTAGCTTCCACAAAAATAGCTCACGTTGGCATCATGCTGGACGTTGGGAGCAGAGATGAGTCGCCCGACCAGCTCGGGATCGCTCACTTCTGGGAGCACATGGCTTTTAAGGGCACTAAAAAAAGGAAGTCGTTCCACATCCTTAACAGGCTGGACTCGCTTGGAGGAGAGCTCAATGCCTACACCACCAAAGAAAAAATTTGCTTTTATGCCAGTGTCCTCGATCTCCATCTGGAAAAGGCACTGGAGCTCCTTACAGATATCACTTTCAACTCCACCTTTCCGGAAAAACAGATCGAAAAAGAACGAAATGTGATCCTGGAGGAAATGTCGATGTATAAGGACAACCCGGAAGACGCCATCATGGACGATTTTGATGAGGTCGTTTTTGCAAAACATCCACTGGGGCATAATATATTGGGCACGCAAGAAACTGTTGGGGGTTTCAGCCAAAGTGATTTCAAAAGGTTTCTAGAGGAAAACCTCGATTCTGAAAGAATGGTGGTTTCCACGGTAGGCAACTTTTCGTTAAAAAAAATAGAACGGCTGGTGCGAAAACACCTCAACGATTCACCAACCTTCAGCTCTTCTAAGCAGCGAAAGTTGTTTGGCCCCTATCGCCCATCATCTCTATCAGAAGTGAAGCCCATCACCCAGGCTCAATGTGCCATAGGCCGGCCTGCCTATAAGATAGCGGATGAACGGAGGATTCCCTTTTTTATGCTGGCCAATATTCTGGGAGGACCCGGGATGAACTCCCGACTGAATATGTCTCTCCGGGAAAAGTATGGTTATGTGTATTCAATTGACGCCAACTATAACCCTTATGTTGACACCGGGTTGTTCTCAGTATTCTTTGGCACTGACCCAAGGCATATTTCCAGAAGCTTCCAGCTAATCAAGAAAGAATTTGCCATGCTGAGAGAACGAAAGCTTGGAGAGGTGCAGTTTCACAAAGCCAGGGAGCAGCTCATGGGTCAGCTGGCCATGAGCGAAGAGAACAATGGCAGCATGATGCTGATGATGGCCAAAAGCCTGCTGGATATGGGCTCTGTTCCCAGTCTGGAAAATGTGTTTCAGGACATTCGAAAGATCACCAGGGAGCATATTATAGAACTTGCTAATGAAATGCTGGTCGACGATGACATGAGCACACTGGTGTTTGTGCCAGAAAATGGTAAAGTCAACCATTAG
- a CDS encoding O-methyltransferase, with product MDFIDADLFRYIEGHTEHEPELLGRLNRHTHLNVLRPRMLSGHFQGRVLSMFSHMIKPTSILEIGTYTGYSAICLAEGLQQNGKLTTIDINGELESIVRRFIGDSPYGEQIEYIIGDAMVEVPKLDATFDLVFIDADKANYTNYFDLVIDKVKPGGYIMADNVLWSGKVLEKNRKKDDPDTLTILAFNKKVADDPRVQNVLLPIRDGLMMLRKK from the coding sequence ATGGATTTCATAGATGCTGACCTCTTCCGCTATATTGAAGGGCACACTGAACACGAGCCAGAGCTGCTCGGCAGACTGAACAGGCATACACACCTTAATGTGCTCAGGCCAAGAATGCTCTCGGGGCACTTTCAGGGGCGGGTGCTGTCAATGTTCTCGCATATGATCAAGCCAACGTCAATTCTTGAGATTGGTACCTACACCGGCTATTCAGCCATTTGCCTTGCCGAGGGGCTACAGCAAAATGGAAAGTTGACCACCATAGATATTAATGGAGAGCTTGAAAGTATCGTAAGGAGGTTCATTGGCGATTCGCCTTACGGAGAGCAAATCGAGTATATCATCGGTGATGCCATGGTAGAGGTTCCAAAACTGGATGCGACTTTTGACCTCGTATTCATTGATGCTGACAAAGCAAACTATACTAACTACTTTGACCTGGTGATTGACAAAGTGAAGCCAGGTGGATATATAATGGCCGACAACGTGCTCTGGAGCGGCAAAGTACTGGAGAAGAACAGAAAAAAGGATGACCCCGATACGCTCACTATTCTGGCATTTAACAAAAAAGTGGCTGACGATCCCCGGGTGCAAAATGTATTGCTTCCAATCAGAGATGGCCTTATGATGCTCAGGAAGAAATAA
- a CDS encoding RagB/SusD family nutrient uptake outer membrane protein produces MKKNIIKGAAGLFVALTVLVIGCKDEFLEIAPTGTLSRAQLTSAKGIDGSLIAAYSQVNGRNRRMGSASNWVWGSIRGGEHNKGTDPGDFSDINPIQRYEYLPTQGVINEAYTSWYEGVARCNNVMALLQDADEGVSDDFKTGVEAQARFLRAHFYFQLKINFDDTPYIDETIDYGTGIDEVGNDQDLWPKIMADMQFAYDNLPETQDQAGRVNKTAAAAYLGKINLYQNKHAAALTLFNEVITSGKTSNGKTVGLVAAFPDIFKAENDNHEESIWAYQSAANTGSVNNANPEFDLNWPYNTGANGPGNCCGFFAPTFELANHYRTDASGLPLFDRAFNSPANEVKTDQGLQSDEAFTEDAGNLDPRIDFTIGRRGIPYLDWQEHPGFDWIRNQANAGPYSPKKYVYYKTDVGTYQDNSSWTPGYAAMNINIIRFADVLLMAAECEIEVGSLEKAREYVNMVRERAANDAAFVQEYDGSGPAANYVIGTYDTPWTDKTAAEKAVRMERKLELAGEGQRFYDLVRWGIAAQDLNAYLAYESKILINAMGGASFDPKDVLLPLPQGQIDLMNGVLVQNTGY; encoded by the coding sequence ATGAAAAAAAATATAATAAAAGGAGCCGCAGGCCTGTTTGTTGCCTTAACGGTTCTGGTGATCGGTTGTAAGGATGAGTTTCTTGAAATTGCTCCTACAGGAACACTTTCCAGAGCTCAACTTACCTCCGCGAAGGGAATAGATGGATCTTTGATTGCCGCCTATTCACAGGTGAACGGAAGAAACCGTAGGATGGGATCTGCTTCTAATTGGGTTTGGGGCAGTATCCGTGGCGGAGAGCACAATAAGGGCACTGACCCCGGAGACTTCTCTGATATCAACCCAATTCAGCGGTATGAGTACCTTCCAACTCAAGGGGTAATCAATGAGGCTTACACGTCATGGTATGAAGGTGTGGCCAGATGTAACAATGTCATGGCCCTTCTTCAGGATGCTGATGAAGGTGTGTCTGACGACTTCAAAACTGGAGTAGAGGCACAGGCCAGGTTTTTGAGAGCGCACTTCTATTTTCAGTTAAAAATCAACTTTGATGATACTCCTTATATCGATGAAACAATCGATTATGGTACTGGTATTGACGAAGTGGGTAATGATCAGGATCTGTGGCCAAAAATCATGGCAGACATGCAATTTGCTTACGATAACCTCCCTGAAACTCAGGATCAGGCTGGTCGTGTAAACAAAACTGCTGCTGCTGCTTACCTGGGTAAGATCAACTTGTACCAGAATAAGCACGCTGCTGCATTGACTTTGTTCAATGAGGTAATAACAAGTGGCAAGACCAGCAATGGTAAAACTGTTGGTTTGGTGGCTGCCTTCCCCGACATCTTCAAGGCTGAAAATGACAACCACGAAGAGTCTATCTGGGCGTATCAGTCAGCTGCCAACACAGGTAGTGTAAACAATGCCAACCCTGAGTTTGACCTTAACTGGCCTTACAACACAGGTGCTAATGGGCCTGGTAACTGTTGTGGGTTCTTTGCGCCAACGTTTGAGCTGGCTAACCACTACAGAACTGACGCAAGCGGTCTTCCCTTGTTCGACAGAGCATTTAATAGCCCTGCCAATGAGGTGAAAACAGATCAGGGCCTACAGTCTGATGAAGCATTTACTGAAGACGCAGGTAACCTTGATCCTAGAATTGACTTCACCATTGGTCGCCGTGGTATTCCTTACCTTGACTGGCAGGAGCACCCAGGTTTTGACTGGATTCGTAACCAGGCCAACGCTGGCCCTTACTCTCCTAAGAAGTATGTATACTACAAGACAGACGTAGGAACATACCAGGACAACAGCTCATGGACACCTGGGTACGCTGCAATGAACATCAATATCATTCGTTTCGCTGATGTATTGCTGATGGCTGCCGAGTGCGAAATTGAGGTAGGTAGCCTTGAAAAAGCACGTGAGTATGTGAACATGGTAAGAGAAAGAGCTGCTAATGACGCTGCGTTTGTTCAGGAGTATGATGGCTCAGGCCCTGCCGCTAACTACGTGATAGGCACTTACGATACTCCATGGACAGATAAGACTGCTGCAGAGAAGGCCGTGAGAATGGAGCGTAAGCTGGAGCTTGCCGGCGAAGGACAAAGGTTCTATGACTTGGTTCGTTGGGGAATTGCGGCTCAAGACCTAAACGCATACCTCGCCTACGAAAGCAAAATCCTTATCAACGCCATGGGTGGAGCTTCGTTTGACCCTAAAGACGTTCTGCTCCCTCTTCCTCAGGGTCAAATTGACCTGATGAATGGTGTGCTTGTGCAGAATACTGGATATTAA
- a CDS encoding SusC/RagA family TonB-linked outer membrane protein: MKKGLLKYIFPLICLALLAVATDAAAQNRQVSGKITDSETGEGFPGVSVLEVGTSNGTVTDLNGNYSLSVGSGARLSFSFIGYVTQEVEVGSRSVIDVPLSLDVKQLQELVITGYTVDNRRETSGSISTVKPKDIAVIPTGNVEQSLAGRIAGVNVITNGQPGSTSQIRVRGFGAFGGNAPLYVVDGVPVGDTNFLSPDDIESTTVLKDAAAASIYGARAANGVIVYTTKKGSKTAKKISIDYNSMFGMTFPGKGIEMMNPADFAEWTWNAERNQARIENREPVFSHPQFGTGSTPVLPDFLSVGGESGRIGTYTAAEAAMYNVDPAAGSVYQITRAATGAGTDWYDAITRVAPLQRQTLGLHGGTDRSRFYFSLSAQDQAGIVTYNQFKRYSFRANSEFDLLPNLRFGENMQFTYRSILAQQGNEGGQGVADDENDILSAFRMPTIIPVYDEFGGYAGTASKGFNNPRNPVATRDGQKDNRGFNGSGFGNVYLEYDPIPGLTLRTNVGGQYGAGYSWGYGRRQYENSENNSAFSYNESANWGFQWNFTNTANYKKTFGVHNIDLLVGQEALNTGRSRGMSADGLNPFSQDPDFVTISTLGSRNPPNSFYDKGVNFSSYFGRANYILNDKYILSAVIRRDGSSRFGAENRYGVFPAFSAAWRLSSESFMSSLTFIDDLKIRGGYGTMGNSNNVNPNNQYSLYATTIANSSYDIAGSNGNQAGFYRSRIGNPAAKWETSVTQNIGIDGTLFDGKLDVIVDFWRKDTKDLLFNLPVPLPLGVYAAAPSVNIGEMRNQGIDLQLINRGNLTSDLTYEVNVTGSLLKNEIVKLDGDLQFFTDGTSTYRGIAPIRNPVGYTLSSFWGYEVQGLFQNDAEVASAATQAGAAPGHFRYRDIDDDGEITEDDRKFLGSPVAPFTGGLTFSLGYKNFDLAAYFYTSIGNEIWNQSRWFTDFYPSFAGAAIAERVKDSWTPTNTGSNQPVFDKSSNFSTNTQANSYYVENGSYLRLQNVTLGYKMPADLLSRLKMTQLRVFVSANNLMTITGYEGLDPSVGGNADINFGVDVGNYPITKGFTGGIQLGF, translated from the coding sequence ATGAAAAAAGGATTACTGAAGTACATTTTTCCTTTGATCTGCCTGGCGCTGCTAGCAGTGGCTACCGATGCCGCTGCACAGAACAGACAAGTGTCAGGAAAGATAACAGATTCCGAAACCGGGGAAGGTTTTCCCGGTGTGAGTGTATTGGAAGTAGGAACTTCCAATGGTACAGTGACTGACCTTAATGGAAATTACTCCCTTTCGGTTGGCTCTGGTGCTAGACTTTCTTTTTCCTTCATTGGGTACGTAACCCAGGAAGTGGAAGTAGGGTCAAGAAGTGTGATTGATGTTCCTTTGTCGCTTGACGTAAAGCAGCTTCAGGAATTGGTCATCACTGGTTACACAGTTGACAACCGCCGTGAAACTTCCGGCTCTATCTCAACAGTGAAGCCAAAAGACATCGCTGTTATCCCTACAGGTAACGTAGAGCAGTCTCTTGCCGGTCGTATTGCCGGTGTAAACGTAATTACCAACGGTCAGCCTGGTTCTACCAGCCAGATCAGGGTAAGGGGTTTTGGTGCCTTTGGTGGTAACGCTCCTCTTTACGTAGTAGACGGTGTTCCTGTAGGAGACACCAACTTCCTTAGCCCTGATGACATCGAGTCAACTACGGTTTTGAAAGATGCGGCTGCTGCCTCTATCTATGGTGCAAGAGCGGCTAATGGTGTAATTGTATACACTACCAAGAAAGGCTCTAAGACAGCTAAGAAGATCAGTATTGATTACAACAGCATGTTTGGTATGACATTTCCTGGAAAGGGCATTGAAATGATGAACCCTGCTGACTTTGCTGAGTGGACATGGAATGCTGAGCGCAACCAGGCACGTATCGAAAATCGTGAGCCTGTTTTCAGCCACCCTCAGTTTGGTACCGGCTCTACTCCAGTATTGCCTGACTTCCTGAGCGTTGGTGGTGAGTCTGGCCGTATAGGCACCTATACCGCCGCAGAAGCTGCAATGTACAATGTGGATCCCGCTGCGGGTTCTGTTTATCAGATCACAAGAGCGGCTACTGGCGCAGGAACTGACTGGTATGATGCCATCACAAGAGTAGCACCTCTTCAGAGACAAACTCTTGGACTTCATGGCGGAACTGACAGAAGCCGTTTCTACTTCTCTTTGAGTGCACAGGATCAGGCCGGTATCGTAACGTACAACCAATTCAAGAGATATTCCTTCAGAGCTAACTCAGAGTTTGATCTGCTTCCTAATCTTCGTTTTGGAGAAAACATGCAGTTCACTTACCGTTCAATTCTTGCTCAACAAGGAAATGAAGGTGGTCAGGGTGTAGCGGATGATGAAAACGACATTCTTTCAGCCTTCCGTATGCCAACAATCATCCCTGTGTATGATGAGTTTGGTGGTTATGCTGGAACTGCATCGAAAGGATTCAACAACCCACGTAACCCGGTGGCCACCAGAGATGGTCAGAAAGACAACAGAGGCTTCAATGGAAGCGGCTTTGGTAACGTCTATCTTGAGTATGATCCAATCCCAGGCTTGACACTGAGAACCAATGTTGGTGGTCAGTATGGTGCTGGTTATAGCTGGGGCTACGGCCGTCGTCAGTACGAAAACTCTGAGAACAACTCTGCATTTAGCTACAATGAAAGTGCTAACTGGGGTTTTCAGTGGAACTTTACCAACACGGCAAACTATAAGAAGACATTCGGTGTGCACAATATAGACCTCTTGGTAGGTCAGGAAGCATTGAACACTGGCAGATCTCGTGGCATGAGCGCTGACGGTTTGAATCCATTTTCTCAGGATCCAGATTTCGTGACGATTTCCACACTTGGATCAAGGAACCCACCCAATAGTTTCTATGACAAGGGGGTTAACTTCTCTTCTTATTTTGGTAGAGCCAACTATATCCTGAATGACAAGTATATTCTTAGTGCGGTGATTCGCCGTGATGGTTCTTCTCGCTTTGGTGCTGAAAACAGGTATGGTGTGTTCCCTGCCTTCTCTGCTGCCTGGAGACTTTCCTCTGAAAGCTTCATGTCATCACTTACCTTTATTGATGACCTGAAAATCAGAGGTGGCTACGGTACTATGGGTAACTCAAACAATGTGAACCCTAACAACCAGTACAGCTTGTATGCAACTACTATTGCCAACTCTTCTTACGATATCGCAGGATCTAACGGTAACCAAGCTGGATTCTACAGAAGTAGAATAGGTAACCCTGCTGCGAAGTGGGAAACTTCCGTTACGCAAAACATTGGTATCGATGGTACTTTGTTCGATGGCAAGTTGGATGTAATTGTTGATTTCTGGAGAAAAGACACCAAGGATTTATTATTCAATCTACCAGTGCCACTTCCTCTGGGCGTTTACGCAGCCGCCCCTTCAGTGAATATTGGTGAAATGAGGAACCAGGGTATCGACTTACAGTTGATCAACAGAGGTAACCTTACTTCTGACCTCACTTATGAAGTAAACGTAACAGGCTCTCTTCTTAAGAACGAGATTGTAAAACTGGATGGGGATTTACAGTTCTTTACTGATGGTACATCTACCTACAGAGGAATTGCTCCTATCCGTAACCCAGTTGGTTACACCTTGTCAAGCTTCTGGGGATATGAAGTTCAAGGGTTGTTCCAGAACGATGCAGAAGTTGCTTCTGCTGCTACTCAGGCGGGTGCAGCTCCTGGCCACTTCCGTTACAGAGATATTGACGATGACGGTGAAATCACGGAGGATGATAGAAAATTCCTGGGAAGCCCTGTTGCTCCGTTCACAGGAGGTCTTACTTTCTCTCTTGGATACAAAAACTTTGACCTTGCTGCCTATTTCTACACTTCTATAGGTAACGAGATTTGGAACCAGTCACGTTGGTTCACTGACTTCTATCCTTCATTTGCAGGTGCAGCCATTGCTGAGCGTGTAAAGGATAGCTGGACCCCTACCAATACTGGTAGCAATCAACCAGTGTTTGATAAGTCTTCTAACTTTAGCACCAACACACAGGCCAACTCTTACTATGTAGAGAATGGATCTTACCTGAGATTGCAGAACGTGACCCTTGGTTATAAAATGCCGGCCGATTTGCTTTCCAGATTGAAAATGACTCAGTTGAGAGTTTTCGTTTCTGCAAACAACCTGATGACTATCACTGGTTATGAGGGACTTGACCCATCAGTAGGTGGTAACGCTGACATCAACTTTGGTGTTGATGTTGGAAACTACCCTATCACAAAGGGATTCACGGGTGGTATTCAGCTCGGCTTCTAA
- a CDS encoding VCBS repeat-containing protein — protein MFRALVVAGLIAIFLASCGDRQSTLFRELPASDTGIDFSNTIIESDTFNILTNEYIYNGGGVGAGDFNNDGLTDLFFTGNQTSNKLFINKGGLEFNDVSAEAGIEAPDKWSQGIALVDINGDGWLDIYVCATMYSDSLKRENMLFVNQGGSPGGVPTFKEMARQYGVNDNGWSTNAAFLDYDKDGDLDLYVLTNVQSGRIPTNYRPKIVDGTAPNTDRFYKNNGDGTFSIANREAGILYEGFGLGIAIADVNNDSWPDIYVSNDFLSNDLLYINNGDGTFTNKLGEYVRHSSQFSMGNDIADINNDGWVDIVTLDMLPETNFRKKTTIGKNVYQVYINNEKFDYEFQHVRNMLQLNNGAGIPFSEIGFMSEIFETDWSWSPLLADVDNDGDRDLLITNGFPKDITDKDFASYRADVGNIAGPDMLVDSIPVVKISNFAFENNGDLTFFDATRKWGLYKPSFSNGAAFTDLDNDGDLDYVVNTIDDVALVYENTLNSKANSKQDSIHFLRVKLKGNKENQAGLGTKITLKYGNGQMQYHDHSVYRGFLSSVEDIAHFGMGRTTSIDSVVVDWYDGKSSVLTNVAVDQVLTIDYSSASSGDNLAREMPALGGKPTVLADVTKSLQVAFTHKEEDKIDFNLQRTLPHKFTQYGPAIAVGDINGDGLEDFITGGTANQGIQFFLQKPDGTFQEKIGVEKKGVEQNEYMGLLLFDIDIDGDLDLYAVSGGGEYVFPSDKYADHVYLNDGRGNFKLQVDGVSSKLQFSGSIARAADFDKDGDLDVFVGGRVVPASYPYPSQSVLLENQGGRLVDITASKAPFLADAGMITDMLWTDYNADGLVDMVLVGEFMPITFVKNEDGAYKVDLSTGLLEKKGWWNSIVSGDFDKDGDTDYVAGNLGENNYYRATMEQPLRAYAKDFDGNASVDLIMSCYFKTDNGEMKEFPLHFWDEMNSQSPMFRKMFSRYKQFGKITMAELFTKQQLEGALILEANYMKSSYIENLGNGTFKMTALPIRAQIAPINGMVATDVNSDGHLDVLMVGNDYGNEVFPGRYDALTGLLLFGDGKGNFSPVLSAKSGFLVEGDAKSLVRLSSVAGNDIFVASQNRGDLKVFGLPNDAFKGTVVKTEPTDFYALLKHSGGQTERVELTYGSGFLSQSSRTIRIPEGVTQVEIFDFSGDSRVISSSNQ, from the coding sequence ATGTTTAGAGCATTAGTAGTGGCAGGCCTGATAGCCATTTTTTTGGCCTCGTGTGGAGACAGGCAAAGCACACTCTTTAGAGAGCTGCCAGCATCCGATACTGGTATCGACTTTTCAAATACAATCATTGAATCGGACACCTTCAATATCCTCACCAATGAGTACATCTACAACGGAGGTGGAGTGGGGGCTGGCGATTTTAATAACGACGGCCTGACAGACCTTTTCTTTACGGGTAACCAGACCAGCAACAAGCTGTTTATTAACAAGGGCGGGCTCGAGTTCAATGATGTTTCTGCCGAAGCCGGAATTGAAGCACCTGACAAATGGAGTCAGGGAATCGCATTAGTGGATATAAATGGCGATGGCTGGCTGGATATCTATGTCTGCGCCACCATGTATAGCGATTCTTTGAAGCGGGAGAATATGCTGTTCGTGAACCAGGGTGGCTCACCCGGAGGTGTTCCTACGTTTAAAGAAATGGCCCGACAATATGGTGTTAACGACAATGGCTGGAGCACAAACGCTGCTTTTTTGGACTATGACAAAGACGGAGACCTTGACTTATACGTGCTTACCAATGTGCAAAGCGGGCGGATTCCAACCAACTACAGGCCCAAAATAGTAGACGGAACAGCGCCCAACACTGACAGATTCTACAAAAACAACGGTGATGGCACCTTTTCTATAGCCAACAGGGAAGCGGGCATACTTTACGAGGGATTTGGCCTCGGCATTGCTATTGCTGATGTAAACAATGACTCATGGCCCGACATTTATGTGTCGAACGACTTTTTGAGCAATGACTTGCTCTACATTAACAATGGTGACGGCACGTTTACCAATAAGCTGGGCGAATATGTCAGGCACTCAAGCCAGTTTTCCATGGGCAATGATATCGCCGATATCAACAACGATGGTTGGGTTGACATAGTGACGCTCGACATGCTGCCGGAAACAAACTTTAGAAAGAAGACGACTATTGGAAAGAACGTCTATCAGGTTTACATTAATAACGAAAAGTTTGACTATGAATTCCAGCATGTGCGCAACATGCTCCAACTCAATAACGGCGCTGGTATCCCTTTCAGCGAGATTGGATTCATGTCAGAGATATTTGAAACTGACTGGAGCTGGTCGCCGCTGCTGGCTGATGTGGACAACGATGGCGACAGAGACCTCTTGATTACCAACGGCTTTCCCAAAGACATTACTGACAAGGATTTTGCCAGCTACCGGGCCGATGTGGGCAATATAGCCGGGCCAGATATGTTGGTCGATTCCATCCCGGTTGTAAAAATTTCAAACTTTGCTTTTGAGAACAATGGGGACCTGACCTTCTTCGATGCAACAAGAAAATGGGGCCTTTATAAACCCTCTTTCTCCAATGGTGCGGCTTTTACTGATCTCGACAATGACGGAGACCTTGATTACGTTGTAAACACCATTGATGATGTGGCCCTGGTGTACGAAAATACACTGAACAGCAAAGCCAATAGCAAGCAGGATTCGATTCACTTTCTGCGAGTCAAACTTAAGGGCAATAAAGAGAATCAAGCAGGACTTGGCACGAAGATTACTTTAAAGTATGGCAATGGACAAATGCAATACCATGACCATTCAGTCTATAGAGGCTTTCTGTCTTCTGTAGAAGATATTGCTCATTTTGGGATGGGGAGGACGACGTCGATCGACTCGGTTGTCGTCGATTGGTATGATGGTAAGTCCAGCGTCCTCACTAACGTGGCGGTTGATCAGGTGCTGACGATAGATTACTCATCAGCTTCTTCAGGAGACAATCTTGCCAGGGAGATGCCGGCCTTAGGCGGTAAACCAACGGTACTTGCCGACGTGACAAAATCGCTACAGGTGGCTTTTACCCATAAAGAAGAAGATAAAATAGATTTTAACCTTCAAAGAACCCTGCCTCACAAGTTTACTCAATACGGGCCAGCGATAGCTGTAGGCGACATTAACGGGGATGGGCTTGAAGACTTTATTACAGGTGGCACAGCGAATCAGGGCATTCAGTTTTTTCTTCAAAAGCCAGACGGTACGTTTCAGGAGAAGATTGGCGTCGAAAAGAAAGGGGTGGAGCAAAACGAGTACATGGGTCTTCTGCTATTCGACATCGATATTGATGGCGACCTCGATTTGTATGCTGTTTCAGGTGGGGGTGAGTACGTATTCCCGTCTGACAAGTATGCCGATCACGTCTACCTGAACGACGGAAGAGGCAATTTCAAGCTGCAAGTAGACGGAGTTTCTTCGAAGCTTCAGTTCAGTGGGTCGATTGCCCGGGCAGCCGATTTTGACAAAGACGGTGATCTGGATGTTTTTGTTGGTGGCCGGGTAGTGCCGGCATCGTATCCTTATCCTTCTCAAAGCGTGCTTTTGGAGAATCAGGGCGGGCGGCTTGTTGATATTACGGCATCGAAGGCGCCTTTTCTTGCTGACGCAGGTATGATAACAGACATGCTCTGGACCGACTACAATGCGGACGGCCTGGTGGATATGGTGTTGGTAGGCGAGTTTATGCCGATAACGTTTGTAAAAAACGAGGATGGTGCCTACAAAGTTGATCTGAGCACAGGGCTTCTTGAGAAAAAGGGTTGGTGGAACAGTATTGTGTCCGGCGACTTTGACAAAGACGGTGATACCGACTATGTGGCGGGTAACCTTGGGGAGAACAACTACTACCGGGCAACTATGGAGCAGCCATTGAGGGCTTATGCCAAAGATTTTGATGGCAATGCCAGTGTTGACTTGATCATGAGCTGCTACTTTAAAACTGACAATGGGGAGATGAAAGAGTTTCCTCTCCATTTCTGGGATGAGATGAACTCGCAGAGCCCCATGTTCCGCAAAATGTTCTCCAGGTACAAGCAATTTGGTAAAATCACCATGGCTGAGCTGTTTACGAAACAGCAGTTGGAAGGAGCCCTGATATTGGAGGCGAACTACATGAAATCAAGCTATATTGAAAACCTGGGCAATGGCACTTTCAAAATGACGGCGCTACCTATCCGGGCGCAGATAGCCCCTATCAATGGCATGGTAGCAACCGATGTCAATAGCGACGGTCATCTGGATGTGCTGATGGTTGGCAATGACTATGGCAACGAGGTATTTCCTGGTCGATACGACGCACTAACTGGGCTGCTGCTATTTGGAGACGGTAAGGGCAATTTCTCGCCAGTACTTTCAGCTAAGAGCGGCTTCTTAGTAGAGGGCGATGCTAAATCACTGGTGCGACTGAGCTCTGTTGCAGGCAACGATATTTTTGTTGCCAGTCAAAACCGGGGCGACCTGAAGGTATTTGGCCTGCCGAATGACGCATTCAAAGGTACAGTTGTAAAAACGGAGCCAACTGACTTTTATGCTTTGCTGAAGCATAGCGGTGGACAAACTGAGAGGGTTGAATTGACTTATGGGTCAGGGTTTCTGTCGCAATCTTCACGAACTATCAGAATACCTGAAGGGGTAACGCAAGTTGAAATATTTGATTTCAGCGGGGATTCCAGGGTTATTTCATCATCTAATCAATAA